In Chelonia mydas isolate rCheMyd1 chromosome 10, rCheMyd1.pri.v2, whole genome shotgun sequence, a single window of DNA contains:
- the LOC119567246 gene encoding coiled-coil domain-containing protein 33 isoform X4, translated as MLLYEKAGGPADSDVDDADMLRRTQDVTRFHLDQELDNYCTAMKKMADDILSLRRRVASLEAENSTLRRNLSMHEEVGRTLLNDVDVDVMTKAEIVDRIVALKRKLAAGTVEMSRMKDRVQQLQNELIRKNDREKDLVKLQRAHQQQQMVLRKYQEKITKMKALEDTVRQQERVIEKMERMLEEKVPEAARTCEQPLADSFSKEFYSTLLAENMRLREELGRACYRSSPIILQQQALPDMFSTNSEKLSLLAKVEKAQGRIRVLESQLEESARKWGREKQDLSTRLLEQEHGFGRSSSTILHDFSLKTSPDPTTHIKKHQMLDPLP; from the exons ATGCTCCTATATGAAAAGGCAGGCGGCCCAGCAGACAGTGACGTGGATGATGCAGATATGCTCAGAAG AACCCAGGATGTCACCAGGTTCCATCTGGATCAG GAGCTGGATAATTACTGTACGGCAATGAAGAAGATGGCAGACGATATCCTGTCTCTGCGCAGGCGTGTTGCCAGCCTGGAGGCAGAGAACAGCACCCTGCGCCGCAATCTGAGTATGCACGAGGAAGTGGGCCGCACATTGCTGAACGATGTGGACGTGGATGTCATGACCAAGGCGGAGATAGTCGACAGGATAG TGGCCCTCAAGCGCAAACTGGCTGCTGGGACAGTGGAGATGAGCAGGATGAAGGACCGGGTGCAACAGCTGCAGAATGAGCTGATCCGG AAGAACGACCGGGAGAAGGATCTGGTGAAGCTGCAACGAgcccatcagcagcagcagatggtgCTGAGGAAGTACCAGGAGAAAATCACCAAGATGAAAGCCCTGGAAGACACTGTGCGGCAGCAGGAGAGG GTGATTGAGAAGATGGAGCGCATGCTGGAGGAGAAGGTGCCAGAGGCCGCTAGGACCTGTGAGCAACCGTTGG ctgatAGCTTCTCCAAGGAGTTCTACTCCACCCTGCTAGCCGAGAACATGAGACTGCGGGAGGAGCTGGGCAGAGCCTGCTACCGCTCTTCCCCCATCATCCTGCAGCAGCAAGCCTTGCCG GACATGTTCTCCACCAACTCAGAGAAACTGTCTTTGCTGGCCAAGGTGGAGAAGGCGCAAGGTCGCATTCGTGTCCTGGAAAGCCAG CTGGAGGAGTCTGCAAGGAAATGGGGGCGGGAGAAGCAGGATCTCAGCACCCGGCTCCTGGAGCAAGAGCATGGCTTTGGGCGCTCATCCAGCACCATCCTGCATGATTTCTCACTG AAGACTTCACCAGACCCCACAACACATATCAAGAAGCACCAAATGCTCGATCCTCTGCCCTAA
- the LOC119567246 gene encoding coiled-coil domain-containing protein 33 isoform X2 — protein sequence MLQATKSSLNQDNDVSLPPPDAVAEILPDKQMLLYEKAGGPADSDVDDADMLRRTQDVTRFHLDQELDNYCTAMKKMADDILSLRRRVASLEAENSTLRRNLSMHEEVGRTLLNDVDVDVMTKAEIVDRIVALKRKLAAGTVEMSRMKDRVQQLQNELIRKNDREKDLVKLQRAHQQQQMVLRKYQEKITKMKALEDTVRQQERVIEKMERMLEEKVPEAARTCEQPLADSFSKEFYSTLLAENMRLREELGRACYRSSPIILQQQALPDMFSTNSEKLSLLAKVEKAQGRIRVLESQLEESARKWGREKQDLSTRLLEQEHGFGRSSSTILHDFSLKTSPDPTTHIKKHQMLDPLP from the exons ATGCTGCAGGCTACTAAGTCCTCT CTTAACCAAGATAATGAcgtctccctcccgccccctgatGCTGTAGCTGAGATTCTGCCAGATAAGCAGATGCTCCTATATGAAAAGGCAGGCGGCCCAGCAGACAGTGACGTGGATGATGCAGATATGCTCAGAAG AACCCAGGATGTCACCAGGTTCCATCTGGATCAG GAGCTGGATAATTACTGTACGGCAATGAAGAAGATGGCAGACGATATCCTGTCTCTGCGCAGGCGTGTTGCCAGCCTGGAGGCAGAGAACAGCACCCTGCGCCGCAATCTGAGTATGCACGAGGAAGTGGGCCGCACATTGCTGAACGATGTGGACGTGGATGTCATGACCAAGGCGGAGATAGTCGACAGGATAG TGGCCCTCAAGCGCAAACTGGCTGCTGGGACAGTGGAGATGAGCAGGATGAAGGACCGGGTGCAACAGCTGCAGAATGAGCTGATCCGG AAGAACGACCGGGAGAAGGATCTGGTGAAGCTGCAACGAgcccatcagcagcagcagatggtgCTGAGGAAGTACCAGGAGAAAATCACCAAGATGAAAGCCCTGGAAGACACTGTGCGGCAGCAGGAGAGG GTGATTGAGAAGATGGAGCGCATGCTGGAGGAGAAGGTGCCAGAGGCCGCTAGGACCTGTGAGCAACCGTTGG ctgatAGCTTCTCCAAGGAGTTCTACTCCACCCTGCTAGCCGAGAACATGAGACTGCGGGAGGAGCTGGGCAGAGCCTGCTACCGCTCTTCCCCCATCATCCTGCAGCAGCAAGCCTTGCCG GACATGTTCTCCACCAACTCAGAGAAACTGTCTTTGCTGGCCAAGGTGGAGAAGGCGCAAGGTCGCATTCGTGTCCTGGAAAGCCAG CTGGAGGAGTCTGCAAGGAAATGGGGGCGGGAGAAGCAGGATCTCAGCACCCGGCTCCTGGAGCAAGAGCATGGCTTTGGGCGCTCATCCAGCACCATCCTGCATGATTTCTCACTG AAGACTTCACCAGACCCCACAACACATATCAAGAAGCACCAAATGCTCGATCCTCTGCCCTAA
- the LOC119567246 gene encoding coiled-coil domain-containing protein 33 isoform X5, whose amino-acid sequence MAWYYRPFSSTLNQDNDVSLPPPDAVAEILPDKQMLLYEKAGGPADSDVDDADMLRRTQDVTRFHLDQELDNYCTAMKKMADDILSLRRRVASLEAENSTLRRNLSMHEEVGRTLLNDVDVDVMTKAEIVDRIVALKRKLAAGTVEMSRMKDRVQQLQNELIRKNDREKDLVKLQRAHQQQQMVLRKYQEKITKMKALEDTVRQQERVIEKMERMLEEKVPEAARTCEQPLADSFSKEFYSTLLAENMRLREELGRACYRSSPIILQQQALPDMFSTNSEKLSLLAKVEKAQGRIRVLESQKTSPDPTTHIKKHQMLDPLP is encoded by the exons ATGGCTTGGTATTACAGGCCGTTCTCCTCAACC CTTAACCAAGATAATGAcgtctccctcccgccccctgatGCTGTAGCTGAGATTCTGCCAGATAAGCAGATGCTCCTATATGAAAAGGCAGGCGGCCCAGCAGACAGTGACGTGGATGATGCAGATATGCTCAGAAG AACCCAGGATGTCACCAGGTTCCATCTGGATCAG GAGCTGGATAATTACTGTACGGCAATGAAGAAGATGGCAGACGATATCCTGTCTCTGCGCAGGCGTGTTGCCAGCCTGGAGGCAGAGAACAGCACCCTGCGCCGCAATCTGAGTATGCACGAGGAAGTGGGCCGCACATTGCTGAACGATGTGGACGTGGATGTCATGACCAAGGCGGAGATAGTCGACAGGATAG TGGCCCTCAAGCGCAAACTGGCTGCTGGGACAGTGGAGATGAGCAGGATGAAGGACCGGGTGCAACAGCTGCAGAATGAGCTGATCCGG AAGAACGACCGGGAGAAGGATCTGGTGAAGCTGCAACGAgcccatcagcagcagcagatggtgCTGAGGAAGTACCAGGAGAAAATCACCAAGATGAAAGCCCTGGAAGACACTGTGCGGCAGCAGGAGAGG GTGATTGAGAAGATGGAGCGCATGCTGGAGGAGAAGGTGCCAGAGGCCGCTAGGACCTGTGAGCAACCGTTGG ctgatAGCTTCTCCAAGGAGTTCTACTCCACCCTGCTAGCCGAGAACATGAGACTGCGGGAGGAGCTGGGCAGAGCCTGCTACCGCTCTTCCCCCATCATCCTGCAGCAGCAAGCCTTGCCG GACATGTTCTCCACCAACTCAGAGAAACTGTCTTTGCTGGCCAAGGTGGAGAAGGCGCAAGGTCGCATTCGTGTCCTGGAAAGCCAG AAGACTTCACCAGACCCCACAACACATATCAAGAAGCACCAAATGCTCGATCCTCTGCCCTAA
- the LOC119567246 gene encoding coiled-coil domain-containing protein 33 isoform X6, translating to MAWYYRPFSSTLNQDNDVSLPPPDAVAEILPDKQMLLYEKAGGPADSDVDDADMLRRTQDVTRFHLDQELDNYCTAMKKMADDILSLRRRVASLEAENSTLRRNLSMHEEVGRTLLNDVDVDVMTKAEIVDRIEERPGEGSGEAATSPSAAADGAEEVPGENHQDESPGRHCAAAGEADSFSKEFYSTLLAENMRLREELGRACYRSSPIILQQQALPDMFSTNSEKLSLLAKVEKAQGRIRVLESQLEESARKWGREKQDLSTRLLEQEHGFGRSSSTILHDFSLKTSPDPTTHIKKHQMLDPLP from the exons ATGGCTTGGTATTACAGGCCGTTCTCCTCAACC CTTAACCAAGATAATGAcgtctccctcccgccccctgatGCTGTAGCTGAGATTCTGCCAGATAAGCAGATGCTCCTATATGAAAAGGCAGGCGGCCCAGCAGACAGTGACGTGGATGATGCAGATATGCTCAGAAG AACCCAGGATGTCACCAGGTTCCATCTGGATCAG GAGCTGGATAATTACTGTACGGCAATGAAGAAGATGGCAGACGATATCCTGTCTCTGCGCAGGCGTGTTGCCAGCCTGGAGGCAGAGAACAGCACCCTGCGCCGCAATCTGAGTATGCACGAGGAAGTGGGCCGCACATTGCTGAACGATGTGGACGTGGATGTCATGACCAAGGCGGAGATAGTCGACAGGATAG AAGAACGACCGGGAGAAGGATCTGGTGAAGCTGCAACGAgcccatcagcagcagcagatggtgCTGAGGAAGTACCAGGAGAAAATCACCAAGATGAAAGCCCTGGAAGACACTGTGCGGCAGCAGGAGAGG ctgatAGCTTCTCCAAGGAGTTCTACTCCACCCTGCTAGCCGAGAACATGAGACTGCGGGAGGAGCTGGGCAGAGCCTGCTACCGCTCTTCCCCCATCATCCTGCAGCAGCAAGCCTTGCCG GACATGTTCTCCACCAACTCAGAGAAACTGTCTTTGCTGGCCAAGGTGGAGAAGGCGCAAGGTCGCATTCGTGTCCTGGAAAGCCAG CTGGAGGAGTCTGCAAGGAAATGGGGGCGGGAGAAGCAGGATCTCAGCACCCGGCTCCTGGAGCAAGAGCATGGCTTTGGGCGCTCATCCAGCACCATCCTGCATGATTTCTCACTG AAGACTTCACCAGACCCCACAACACATATCAAGAAGCACCAAATGCTCGATCCTCTGCCCTAA
- the LOC119567246 gene encoding coiled-coil domain-containing protein 33 isoform X3, giving the protein MAWYYRPFSSTLNQDNDVSLPPPDAVAEILPDKQMLLYEKAGGPADSDVDDADMLRRTQDVTRFHLDQELDNYCTAMKKMADDILSLRRRVASLEAENSTLRRNLSMHEEVGRTLLNDVDVDVMTKAEIVDRIVALKRKLAAGTVEMSRMKDRVQQLQNELIRKNDREKDLVKLQRAHQQQQMVLRKYQEKITKMKALEDTVRQQERVIEKMERMLEEKVPEAARTSDSFSKEFYSTLLAENMRLREELGRACYRSSPIILQQQALPDMFSTNSEKLSLLAKVEKAQGRIRVLESQLEESARKWGREKQDLSTRLLEQEHGFGRSSSTILHDFSLKTSPDPTTHIKKHQMLDPLP; this is encoded by the exons ATGGCTTGGTATTACAGGCCGTTCTCCTCAACC CTTAACCAAGATAATGAcgtctccctcccgccccctgatGCTGTAGCTGAGATTCTGCCAGATAAGCAGATGCTCCTATATGAAAAGGCAGGCGGCCCAGCAGACAGTGACGTGGATGATGCAGATATGCTCAGAAG AACCCAGGATGTCACCAGGTTCCATCTGGATCAG GAGCTGGATAATTACTGTACGGCAATGAAGAAGATGGCAGACGATATCCTGTCTCTGCGCAGGCGTGTTGCCAGCCTGGAGGCAGAGAACAGCACCCTGCGCCGCAATCTGAGTATGCACGAGGAAGTGGGCCGCACATTGCTGAACGATGTGGACGTGGATGTCATGACCAAGGCGGAGATAGTCGACAGGATAG TGGCCCTCAAGCGCAAACTGGCTGCTGGGACAGTGGAGATGAGCAGGATGAAGGACCGGGTGCAACAGCTGCAGAATGAGCTGATCCGG AAGAACGACCGGGAGAAGGATCTGGTGAAGCTGCAACGAgcccatcagcagcagcagatggtgCTGAGGAAGTACCAGGAGAAAATCACCAAGATGAAAGCCCTGGAAGACACTGTGCGGCAGCAGGAGAGG GTGATTGAGAAGATGGAGCGCATGCTGGAGGAGAAGGTGCCAGAGGCCGCTAGGACCT ctgatAGCTTCTCCAAGGAGTTCTACTCCACCCTGCTAGCCGAGAACATGAGACTGCGGGAGGAGCTGGGCAGAGCCTGCTACCGCTCTTCCCCCATCATCCTGCAGCAGCAAGCCTTGCCG GACATGTTCTCCACCAACTCAGAGAAACTGTCTTTGCTGGCCAAGGTGGAGAAGGCGCAAGGTCGCATTCGTGTCCTGGAAAGCCAG CTGGAGGAGTCTGCAAGGAAATGGGGGCGGGAGAAGCAGGATCTCAGCACCCGGCTCCTGGAGCAAGAGCATGGCTTTGGGCGCTCATCCAGCACCATCCTGCATGATTTCTCACTG AAGACTTCACCAGACCCCACAACACATATCAAGAAGCACCAAATGCTCGATCCTCTGCCCTAA
- the LOC119567246 gene encoding coiled-coil domain-containing protein 33 isoform X8, translated as MKKMADDILSLRRRVASLEAENSTLRRNLSMHEEVGRTLLNDVDVDVMTKAEIVDRIVALKRKLAAGTVEMSRMKDRVQQLQNELIRKNDREKDLVKLQRAHQQQQMVLRKYQEKITKMKALEDTVRQQERVIEKMERMLEEKVPEAARTCEQPLADSFSKEFYSTLLAENMRLREELGRACYRSSPIILQQQALPDMFSTNSEKLSLLAKVEKAQGRIRVLESQLEESARKWGREKQDLSTRLLEQEHGFGRSSSTILHDFSLKTSPDPTTHIKKHQMLDPLP; from the exons ATGAAGAAGATGGCAGACGATATCCTGTCTCTGCGCAGGCGTGTTGCCAGCCTGGAGGCAGAGAACAGCACCCTGCGCCGCAATCTGAGTATGCACGAGGAAGTGGGCCGCACATTGCTGAACGATGTGGACGTGGATGTCATGACCAAGGCGGAGATAGTCGACAGGATAG TGGCCCTCAAGCGCAAACTGGCTGCTGGGACAGTGGAGATGAGCAGGATGAAGGACCGGGTGCAACAGCTGCAGAATGAGCTGATCCGG AAGAACGACCGGGAGAAGGATCTGGTGAAGCTGCAACGAgcccatcagcagcagcagatggtgCTGAGGAAGTACCAGGAGAAAATCACCAAGATGAAAGCCCTGGAAGACACTGTGCGGCAGCAGGAGAGG GTGATTGAGAAGATGGAGCGCATGCTGGAGGAGAAGGTGCCAGAGGCCGCTAGGACCTGTGAGCAACCGTTGG ctgatAGCTTCTCCAAGGAGTTCTACTCCACCCTGCTAGCCGAGAACATGAGACTGCGGGAGGAGCTGGGCAGAGCCTGCTACCGCTCTTCCCCCATCATCCTGCAGCAGCAAGCCTTGCCG GACATGTTCTCCACCAACTCAGAGAAACTGTCTTTGCTGGCCAAGGTGGAGAAGGCGCAAGGTCGCATTCGTGTCCTGGAAAGCCAG CTGGAGGAGTCTGCAAGGAAATGGGGGCGGGAGAAGCAGGATCTCAGCACCCGGCTCCTGGAGCAAGAGCATGGCTTTGGGCGCTCATCCAGCACCATCCTGCATGATTTCTCACTG AAGACTTCACCAGACCCCACAACACATATCAAGAAGCACCAAATGCTCGATCCTCTGCCCTAA
- the LOC119567246 gene encoding coiled-coil domain-containing protein 33 isoform X7, whose translation MAWYYRPFSSTLNQDNDVSLPPPDAVAEILPDKQMLLYEKAGGPADSDVDDADMLRRTQDVTRFHLDQELDNYCTAMKKMADDILSLRRRVASLEAENSTLRRNLSMHEEVGRTLLNDVDVDVMTKAEIVDRIVALKRKLAAGTVEMSRMKDRVQQLQNELIRKNDREKDLVKLQRAHQQQQMVLRKYQEKITKMKALEDTVRQQERDMFSTNSEKLSLLAKVEKAQGRIRVLESQLEESARKWGREKQDLSTRLLEQEHGFGRSSSTILHDFSLKTSPDPTTHIKKHQMLDPLP comes from the exons ATGGCTTGGTATTACAGGCCGTTCTCCTCAACC CTTAACCAAGATAATGAcgtctccctcccgccccctgatGCTGTAGCTGAGATTCTGCCAGATAAGCAGATGCTCCTATATGAAAAGGCAGGCGGCCCAGCAGACAGTGACGTGGATGATGCAGATATGCTCAGAAG AACCCAGGATGTCACCAGGTTCCATCTGGATCAG GAGCTGGATAATTACTGTACGGCAATGAAGAAGATGGCAGACGATATCCTGTCTCTGCGCAGGCGTGTTGCCAGCCTGGAGGCAGAGAACAGCACCCTGCGCCGCAATCTGAGTATGCACGAGGAAGTGGGCCGCACATTGCTGAACGATGTGGACGTGGATGTCATGACCAAGGCGGAGATAGTCGACAGGATAG TGGCCCTCAAGCGCAAACTGGCTGCTGGGACAGTGGAGATGAGCAGGATGAAGGACCGGGTGCAACAGCTGCAGAATGAGCTGATCCGG AAGAACGACCGGGAGAAGGATCTGGTGAAGCTGCAACGAgcccatcagcagcagcagatggtgCTGAGGAAGTACCAGGAGAAAATCACCAAGATGAAAGCCCTGGAAGACACTGTGCGGCAGCAGGAGAGG GACATGTTCTCCACCAACTCAGAGAAACTGTCTTTGCTGGCCAAGGTGGAGAAGGCGCAAGGTCGCATTCGTGTCCTGGAAAGCCAG CTGGAGGAGTCTGCAAGGAAATGGGGGCGGGAGAAGCAGGATCTCAGCACCCGGCTCCTGGAGCAAGAGCATGGCTTTGGGCGCTCATCCAGCACCATCCTGCATGATTTCTCACTG AAGACTTCACCAGACCCCACAACACATATCAAGAAGCACCAAATGCTCGATCCTCTGCCCTAA
- the LOC119567246 gene encoding coiled-coil domain-containing protein 33 isoform X1, protein MAWYYRPFSSTLNQDNDVSLPPPDAVAEILPDKQMLLYEKAGGPADSDVDDADMLRRTQDVTRFHLDQELDNYCTAMKKMADDILSLRRRVASLEAENSTLRRNLSMHEEVGRTLLNDVDVDVMTKAEIVDRIVALKRKLAAGTVEMSRMKDRVQQLQNELIRKNDREKDLVKLQRAHQQQQMVLRKYQEKITKMKALEDTVRQQERVIEKMERMLEEKVPEAARTCEQPLADSFSKEFYSTLLAENMRLREELGRACYRSSPIILQQQALPDMFSTNSEKLSLLAKVEKAQGRIRVLESQLEESARKWGREKQDLSTRLLEQEHGFGRSSSTILHDFSLKTSPDPTTHIKKHQMLDPLP, encoded by the exons ATGGCTTGGTATTACAGGCCGTTCTCCTCAACC CTTAACCAAGATAATGAcgtctccctcccgccccctgatGCTGTAGCTGAGATTCTGCCAGATAAGCAGATGCTCCTATATGAAAAGGCAGGCGGCCCAGCAGACAGTGACGTGGATGATGCAGATATGCTCAGAAG AACCCAGGATGTCACCAGGTTCCATCTGGATCAG GAGCTGGATAATTACTGTACGGCAATGAAGAAGATGGCAGACGATATCCTGTCTCTGCGCAGGCGTGTTGCCAGCCTGGAGGCAGAGAACAGCACCCTGCGCCGCAATCTGAGTATGCACGAGGAAGTGGGCCGCACATTGCTGAACGATGTGGACGTGGATGTCATGACCAAGGCGGAGATAGTCGACAGGATAG TGGCCCTCAAGCGCAAACTGGCTGCTGGGACAGTGGAGATGAGCAGGATGAAGGACCGGGTGCAACAGCTGCAGAATGAGCTGATCCGG AAGAACGACCGGGAGAAGGATCTGGTGAAGCTGCAACGAgcccatcagcagcagcagatggtgCTGAGGAAGTACCAGGAGAAAATCACCAAGATGAAAGCCCTGGAAGACACTGTGCGGCAGCAGGAGAGG GTGATTGAGAAGATGGAGCGCATGCTGGAGGAGAAGGTGCCAGAGGCCGCTAGGACCTGTGAGCAACCGTTGG ctgatAGCTTCTCCAAGGAGTTCTACTCCACCCTGCTAGCCGAGAACATGAGACTGCGGGAGGAGCTGGGCAGAGCCTGCTACCGCTCTTCCCCCATCATCCTGCAGCAGCAAGCCTTGCCG GACATGTTCTCCACCAACTCAGAGAAACTGTCTTTGCTGGCCAAGGTGGAGAAGGCGCAAGGTCGCATTCGTGTCCTGGAAAGCCAG CTGGAGGAGTCTGCAAGGAAATGGGGGCGGGAGAAGCAGGATCTCAGCACCCGGCTCCTGGAGCAAGAGCATGGCTTTGGGCGCTCATCCAGCACCATCCTGCATGATTTCTCACTG AAGACTTCACCAGACCCCACAACACATATCAAGAAGCACCAAATGCTCGATCCTCTGCCCTAA